In a genomic window of Rhodovulum sp. P5:
- a CDS encoding DUF2339 domain-containing protein, producing the protein MGILLTVVLIVYVLAMPLVALAVAKKARERAERLEQEVARLAELLTESRERRGKLDGAGAQAEVAPQPDAGAEVEEAPPTESSPEHEAEPLGDEDVPPIPAAEDRETRIAAEGEADTLYVGSTPEPWSSDAQAETPAPPRSGMEETLASQWMIWLGAVAIALSAVFLFRYAIDEGWLTPMARVLAGLILGGMLLSAGEWTERRPVRQVARALSPDYVPPALTASGLFAIFAALYAAHGMYGLIGPAVAFIGLGLVSYAALGLALRQGWFVALMGLAGGYLVPALTESPEPQALPLFLYLWLLSAGCLAVMVWRKWWWFAALTLVGALFWPLLWLDWAWSAADQGVLGSYGVGLAALFAGLSTRLPVKVPQTPLWRWMSAMLADTSGLGFTLCGVLLLLYADLCGFNTAAFMFLALYGAVALAMGVWRQTLESLAVASALIVLAGFVLWPQPVEISLPARLQELGTASGANAFGPFVMPPEFLVFSRALWGFAALFGLGGYLALPRGRTVALWSGLSAGMPVLLFVIGYWRIGAFEIDISWATVGMGLAVLLLLAALSVARRTGGDRRNVALALYAAGCTAVLALAFTCLLREAWLTVALSVEILALAWIWDRIRVAEVKAIAMVMAGVVLVRLVANPAVLDYQGGVAGLFGWVIYGYGLPAAAMTGAARLFARGDGGHRVPLVILCEILALGFAFLMVALQLKLWTSGTIRPEGWTLFDSAVQSVWWITGAAVCLRREITQDRPWMQFAGGLLLLAAGLLVGVGHVIENNPLVSGEPVGGLPVINLLGLAYILPAVGFALIGSRRGFDLPDRARQALQAGAGILLFVYLSLETRRTFRGADISLTWESPPGDAELYAYSVVWIAFALVLLAVGIWRGSQAMRYASLAVLIVTVIKVFLYDMSDLAGLYRVASFLGLGLTLIGIGRVYRRFVFTSGSRPDRRDDA; encoded by the coding sequence ATGGGCATTCTCCTTACTGTCGTCTTGATCGTCTATGTCTTGGCCATGCCGTTGGTCGCCCTCGCGGTCGCAAAGAAGGCACGAGAGCGGGCCGAGCGCCTTGAACAGGAGGTGGCCCGGCTTGCTGAGCTCCTGACTGAAAGTCGGGAACGGCGAGGAAAGCTCGACGGCGCAGGCGCGCAGGCGGAGGTGGCGCCACAGCCGGACGCAGGTGCGGAAGTCGAAGAGGCCCCACCGACCGAAAGCAGCCCGGAGCATGAGGCCGAACCTCTGGGCGACGAAGATGTGCCGCCAATTCCCGCTGCCGAGGATCGTGAGACGCGCATTGCCGCAGAGGGAGAGGCAGACACGCTTTACGTGGGGTCTACGCCTGAACCCTGGTCTTCGGACGCGCAGGCCGAGACGCCTGCACCCCCGCGATCGGGCATGGAGGAAACGCTCGCCTCCCAGTGGATGATCTGGCTTGGTGCGGTCGCGATCGCCCTGAGTGCCGTCTTCCTGTTCCGCTATGCGATCGACGAGGGCTGGCTTACGCCGATGGCGCGGGTTCTGGCGGGTTTGATCCTTGGCGGGATGCTTCTGTCGGCGGGCGAGTGGACGGAAAGACGGCCGGTTCGACAGGTGGCCCGCGCGCTGAGCCCGGACTATGTGCCGCCGGCGCTGACAGCCTCCGGCCTGTTCGCAATCTTCGCAGCACTCTATGCCGCGCATGGGATGTACGGGCTGATCGGCCCGGCGGTTGCGTTCATCGGGCTTGGGCTGGTCTCCTATGCGGCGCTTGGGCTTGCGCTCCGGCAGGGGTGGTTCGTCGCGTTGATGGGGCTGGCCGGGGGCTATCTCGTCCCGGCGCTGACCGAGAGCCCAGAGCCCCAAGCGCTGCCGCTTTTCCTTTACCTTTGGCTGCTTAGCGCCGGGTGCCTTGCCGTTATGGTCTGGCGAAAGTGGTGGTGGTTTGCCGCCCTCACGCTGGTCGGCGCGCTTTTCTGGCCGCTGCTTTGGCTGGATTGGGCTTGGTCGGCGGCCGACCAGGGCGTTCTTGGCAGTTACGGTGTCGGGCTTGCCGCGCTTTTCGCGGGGCTTTCGACGCGGCTGCCCGTGAAGGTCCCGCAAACACCGCTGTGGCGCTGGATGTCGGCCATGCTGGCGGACACTTCCGGGCTTGGCTTTACGCTGTGCGGGGTTTTGTTGCTCCTCTATGCGGATCTCTGCGGTTTCAACACGGCAGCCTTCATGTTCTTGGCGCTTTACGGTGCCGTGGCGCTGGCAATGGGCGTCTGGCGTCAGACGCTTGAAAGCCTCGCGGTGGCATCCGCACTGATTGTCCTTGCGGGTTTCGTCCTGTGGCCCCAGCCGGTGGAGATCAGCCTGCCCGCGCGGTTGCAGGAATTGGGAACGGCGAGCGGCGCGAATGCTTTCGGCCCATTCGTGATGCCGCCGGAGTTTCTTGTCTTTTCCCGGGCGCTGTGGGGCTTTGCTGCGCTCTTCGGGCTCGGCGGCTATCTCGCGCTGCCGCGGGGCCGCACGGTGGCGCTCTGGTCGGGGCTGTCCGCGGGCATGCCCGTCTTGCTGTTCGTCATCGGGTACTGGCGCATCGGCGCGTTCGAGATCGACATAAGCTGGGCGACGGTCGGCATGGGCCTTGCTGTCCTGCTGCTGCTTGCGGCGCTGTCGGTCGCGCGGCGAACGGGTGGGGACCGACGGAACGTCGCGCTCGCCCTCTATGCCGCGGGCTGCACGGCCGTGCTCGCGCTCGCCTTCACCTGTCTGCTGCGCGAAGCCTGGCTGACCGTCGCCCTGTCGGTCGAGATCCTTGCCCTGGCGTGGATCTGGGACCGGATCCGGGTCGCGGAAGTGAAGGCCATCGCCATGGTCATGGCGGGCGTGGTTCTTGTGCGCCTTGTCGCCAACCCTGCGGTTCTCGATTATCAGGGCGGGGTTGCGGGGCTGTTCGGCTGGGTGATCTATGGCTACGGCCTGCCCGCGGCGGCAATGACCGGGGCCGCGCGTCTTTTCGCACGTGGCGATGGCGGCCACCGTGTTCCGCTGGTGATCCTGTGTGAGATCCTCGCCCTCGGCTTTGCCTTTCTGATGGTGGCGTTGCAGTTGAAACTCTGGACCTCGGGCACCATCCGTCCCGAAGGATGGACCCTGTTCGACTCTGCGGTCCAGTCGGTCTGGTGGATCACCGGGGCGGCGGTGTGCCTGCGGCGTGAGATCACGCAAGACCGCCCCTGGATGCAGTTTGCAGGTGGGCTGCTTCTGCTTGCAGCGGGCCTGCTTGTCGGGGTGGGCCATGTGATCGAAAACAATCCGCTTGTGTCTGGAGAGCCTGTCGGGGGCTTGCCCGTGATCAACCTTCTGGGCCTCGCCTATATCCTGCCCGCTGTGGGCTTTGCGCTCATCGGTTCTCGCCGCGGCTTCGATCTGCCGGACCGTGCGCGACAGGCGTTGCAGGCCGGGGCCGGTATCCTGCTGTTTGTCTATCTCTCGCTGGAAACCCGCCGGACGTTTCGGGGCGCCGACATTTCGCTGACATGGGAAAGCCCGCCGGGCGATGCCGAACTCTATGCCTATTCGGTCGTGTGGATCGCCTTTGCCCTGGTGCTGCTGGCGGTCGGAATATGGCGGGGCTCACAGGCGATGCGCTACGCCTCCCTCGCCGTGCTGATCGTCACGGTCATAAAGGTGTTCCTGTACGACATGTCCGATCTTGCGGGGCTTTACCGCGTGGCCTCCTTCCTTGGCCTCGGCCTGACACTGATCGGAATCGGGCGGGTGTATCGGCGTTTTGTCTTCACATCAGGATCAAGACCGGACCGGCGCGACGACGCGTGA
- a CDS encoding YfdX family protein, with protein sequence MKTASKLTAVALAALMTTTAIVSHAANAPAPAPAYQTQEQMLTTADEALTAVTRAHAARLALFDNDVEAAKARLAEARTAFDKADKTLNDLTIGDTEDPTNPTQYLPFDMSMALTDHFVATEENKQALEKAYGLIQTGSPDDAVEVLRLASIDVNVSAAMLPVVEASDQLQQAQTFIDNGDYYKANLALKALEDSVIIRSFSIDEIPQQGASIF encoded by the coding sequence ATGAAGACCGCTTCCAAACTCACGGCCGTTGCGCTGGCCGCCCTGATGACGACCACCGCAATCGTTTCGCACGCAGCCAACGCGCCCGCCCCGGCGCCGGCCTACCAGACGCAAGAGCAGATGCTGACCACCGCCGATGAGGCGCTGACCGCGGTCACGCGGGCCCATGCCGCGCGGCTGGCCCTGTTCGACAACGACGTGGAAGCCGCAAAAGCGCGGCTGGCCGAGGCTCGCACCGCCTTTGACAAGGCCGACAAGACCCTGAACGATCTGACCATCGGCGATACCGAGGATCCGACCAACCCGACGCAATACCTGCCCTTCGACATGTCGATGGCGTTGACCGACCATTTCGTCGCGACCGAGGAAAACAAGCAGGCATTGGAAAAAGCCTATGGCCTGATCCAGACCGGATCGCCCGATGACGCGGTGGAGGTTCTGCGCCTCGCCTCGATCGACGTGAACGTCTCGGCCGCGATGCTGCCGGTGGTCGAGGCATCCGACCAGTTGCAGCAGGCCCAGACCTTCATCGACAACGGCGACTACTACAAGGCCAACCTCGCGCTGAAGGCGCTGGAGGACTCGGTCATCATCCGCAGCTTCTCCATCGATGAGATCCCGCAGCAGGGTGCCAGTATCTTCTGA
- a CDS encoding YidH family protein: MIPNYTSHAANERTFLAWVRTVIAIEGFGLVAARLRPETPLVWSEVALLVAGGVVILLAYLRMQRIRRLLDKAERSPDETGLSSAFLVLLVAALFALFGMFVLHVR, from the coding sequence GTGATCCCGAATTACACCTCGCACGCCGCGAACGAACGCACGTTCCTTGCCTGGGTCAGAACGGTCATCGCGATAGAGGGCTTCGGCCTTGTCGCCGCACGCCTGCGGCCCGAAACGCCCCTGGTCTGGAGCGAGGTTGCCCTTCTGGTGGCCGGGGGTGTTGTGATCCTGCTGGCCTATCTTCGCATGCAGCGGATCAGGCGCCTGCTGGACAAGGCAGAGCGCAGCCCGGACGAAACCGGCCTGTCGAGTGCCTTTCTGGTGCTTCTTGTCGCGGCGCTGTTTGCCCTCTTCGGGATGTTCGTGCTGCATGTGAGGTGA
- a CDS encoding NAD(P)/FAD-dependent oxidoreductase, which produces MSKAKQKTRVLVLGGNFAGLGAAQKIRDHAGDAVEITVIDRKAYLDYIPNIPLEIFEGRDPAVTMHMPLVDALAEDDIRFEQAEVEGIDVETKTVTLRPNERPGAPRYTKPYDKLVIALGARLAYDEIERFAEYGHTVSDAWHANRLIDYLKNDYKGGPVAIGSARFEQGHRGRPDWLPTALAACEGPPVELALSLAHWLEEHGKGGAKDITLFTPAELIAEDAGDEVVHQLLEAASEMGFGYINKVEDIARITAEGIEFANGQSLKAELKIVFPNWKPHNFLQGLPISDEVGFVVTGMDMRNPDYPDVFACGDAAAITVPKLGAIGHQEAEVVGRQIAKDVGALPANEADEPWSPEVLCIGDMGGGKAFYIHATAWFGGDIQELRMGRLPYAQKVAYKELFFRNKGRVPNWGVPLAKWSAEEIAV; this is translated from the coding sequence ATGTCGAAAGCAAAACAGAAAACCCGCGTGCTGGTTCTTGGCGGCAATTTCGCCGGGCTGGGCGCTGCGCAGAAAATCCGCGACCATGCGGGCGATGCGGTGGAGATCACCGTGATCGACCGCAAGGCCTATCTCGACTACATCCCGAACATCCCGCTGGAAATTTTCGAGGGCCGCGATCCGGCCGTCACCATGCATATGCCGCTGGTCGATGCGTTGGCCGAGGACGATATCCGCTTCGAACAGGCCGAGGTCGAGGGCATCGACGTCGAGACCAAGACCGTCACGCTGCGCCCGAACGAACGCCCCGGCGCGCCCCGTTATACCAAACCCTATGACAAGCTGGTGATCGCGCTGGGGGCCCGGCTGGCCTATGACGAGATCGAGCGTTTTGCCGAATATGGGCACACGGTGTCGGATGCCTGGCATGCGAACCGCCTGATCGATTATCTGAAGAATGACTACAAGGGCGGGCCTGTCGCCATCGGCTCTGCCCGGTTCGAACAGGGCCACCGCGGGCGCCCCGACTGGCTGCCCACGGCGCTGGCCGCCTGCGAAGGGCCGCCGGTGGAACTGGCCCTGTCGCTGGCCCATTGGCTGGAGGAACACGGCAAGGGTGGCGCGAAGGATATCACGCTTTTCACCCCCGCCGAACTGATCGCCGAGGATGCCGGCGACGAGGTGGTGCACCAGCTGCTGGAGGCGGCCAGCGAGATGGGCTTCGGCTATATCAACAAGGTTGAGGACATCGCGCGCATCACGGCAGAGGGCATCGAGTTCGCCAATGGCCAAAGCCTGAAGGCCGAGCTGAAGATCGTGTTCCCCAACTGGAAGCCCCACAATTTCCTGCAGGGCCTGCCGATCAGTGACGAGGTGGGCTTTGTCGTCACCGGGATGGACATGCGCAACCCCGATTACCCGGACGTCTTCGCCTGCGGCGATGCCGCCGCGATCACGGTGCCGAAGCTGGGTGCCATCGGCCATCAGGAAGCCGAGGTCGTCGGCCGTCAGATCGCCAAGGATGTGGGGGCGCTGCCCGCGAACGAGGCCGATGAACCCTGGTCGCCCGAGGTGCTGTGCATCGGCGACATGGGCGGCGGCAAGGCGTTTTACATCCATGCAACCGCCTGGTTCGGCGGCGATATTCAGGAGCTTCGTATGGGCCGGCTGCCCTATGCCCAGAAGGTCGCCTACAAGGAGCTGTTCTTCCGCAACAAGGGGCGCGTGCCCAACTGGGGCGTGCCTCTCGCGAAATGGTCGGCCGAGGAAATCGCGGTCTGA
- a CDS encoding DUF4336 domain-containing protein, with the protein MEHPFTEVVPGVIWVSPYPVRYAGTRFEARMTAIRLPDGRVVLHSPGPLGHTHLARLAEIGPVEFLIAPGTYHHLHMAEAQAAFLQAETHICPGIARKRPDLRFDAMLSDTAPAAWAGVMDQVVLRGSRWMWEVVFLHRASRTLIVTDLIELFTDATPRIDWKLKAWWRLFGMWNKPHPAPEYRFGWRDRTAARESLARILAWDFDRIILSHGDLVDRGGKSVAAAAFATV; encoded by the coding sequence ATGGAACATCCGTTCACCGAAGTCGTTCCCGGCGTGATTTGGGTCTCCCCCTACCCCGTTCGCTACGCCGGAACGCGGTTCGAGGCTCGGATGACCGCGATCCGCCTGCCCGATGGCCGAGTGGTCTTGCATTCTCCCGGACCACTCGGCCACACCCACCTGGCCCGGCTTGCAGAGATTGGCCCGGTCGAGTTCCTGATCGCACCGGGCACCTATCACCATTTGCACATGGCCGAGGCGCAGGCCGCCTTTCTGCAAGCGGAAACCCATATCTGCCCGGGGATCGCGCGCAAGCGGCCCGACCTGCGTTTCGACGCGATGCTGTCCGACACCGCCCCCGCGGCCTGGGCCGGCGTCATGGATCAGGTCGTCCTGCGCGGCAGCCGCTGGATGTGGGAGGTCGTGTTCCTGCACCGCGCGAGCCGCACGCTGATCGTGACCGATCTGATCGAGTTGTTCACCGACGCCACCCCGCGGATCGACTGGAAACTCAAGGCGTGGTGGCGCCTTTTCGGGATGTGGAACAAACCGCACCCCGCCCCTGAGTACCGCTTTGGCTGGCGCGACCGGACGGCCGCGCGCGAGAGCCTTGCCCGCATTCTCGCCTGGGACTTCGACCGGATCATCCTGTCCCACGGCGATCTTGTCGACCGGGGCGGCAAATCCGTCGCCGCGGCCGCCTTTGCAACCGTCTGA
- a CDS encoding DUF1269 domain-containing protein: MTELLVIGYDTPEKAEEARDDLFRLSRNYLAEVGDAVVATADDKGRVRLNQIVTPWMVGATGGSFWGLLIGLLFLHPLLGVASGAAAGAVSGALSDFGIRDDFMKDVGRVLQPGQAALFILANKASSERVIEQLATHGGEVLRTNLSHADEERIKSAFANVQKAEAEAHAA; the protein is encoded by the coding sequence ATGACCGAACTTCTCGTGATCGGCTATGACACCCCCGAAAAGGCCGAAGAGGCGCGCGACGATCTTTTCCGCCTGTCCCGCAACTACCTGGCCGAGGTCGGCGATGCCGTTGTCGCAACTGCCGACGACAAGGGTCGCGTGCGGCTGAACCAGATCGTGACGCCGTGGATGGTGGGCGCGACCGGCGGCTCTTTCTGGGGCTTGCTGATCGGGCTTCTCTTCCTGCATCCGCTGCTGGGTGTGGCGTCCGGCGCCGCGGCGGGCGCCGTGTCCGGCGCGCTGTCGGATTTCGGCATCCGCGACGATTTCATGAAAGACGTCGGGCGCGTCCTGCAACCCGGTCAGGCGGCGCTCTTCATCCTCGCCAACAAGGCCAGTTCCGAGCGGGTGATCGAGCAGCTTGCGACGCATGGCGGCGAGGTGCTGCGCACCAATCTCAGCCACGCCGATGAAGAACGGATCAAATCCGCCTTTGCAAACGTTCAGAAGGCAGAGGCCGAGGCGCACGCGGCCTGA
- a CDS encoding HAMP domain-containing sensor histidine kinase codes for MDRGNVLSGAAFRAVFLSAVLFLVVLISVGALAYTYVRGEMLAQTRALIVEDEALLIEVFRLEGPEAFAEMVAGLAALPRPSYTAVALYDMSGQRLAGTPGIPDLAAGWHRVEFASPAGPKTALFHAVPIGSLRLVSGQTLDVMQTAETTLVRALGTAGFVIVLAMLTIGYGVSAGSFRKLEAMEATLDRVGAGEMAARLPVSDQNDQIDRIARRMNGHLARLSDLVARKDRSVSAIAHDLRTPLSRVTLGLDQARRQVDRGADPLPALDAALEDLTRLSSIIGTILRIARVEAAEPGLNFAAVPLGPIFQEIAETYGPLAEDEGQQLDWQATAATPRGDPGMIAQLVANLVQNAITHAGPGARIALSAETNPAGAVTLTVADTGKGMPPDDRDRAFEAFFRGDQSRSTEGTGLGLALVRAIAQHHGAEVTLEDNAPGLRVSVQFPHG; via the coding sequence ATGGACCGCGGTAATGTGCTCTCCGGCGCCGCCTTCCGGGCGGTGTTCCTGTCGGCTGTGCTGTTCCTGGTCGTTCTGATTTCGGTCGGGGCGCTTGCCTATACCTATGTGCGCGGCGAGATGCTGGCCCAGACGCGCGCGTTGATCGTGGAAGACGAGGCGCTGCTCATCGAGGTCTTCCGGCTGGAAGGGCCGGAGGCGTTCGCGGAAATGGTGGCGGGGCTGGCGGCCTTGCCGCGCCCCTCCTACACGGCGGTCGCCCTCTACGACATGTCGGGCCAACGGCTTGCCGGCACGCCCGGCATACCCGATCTGGCCGCCGGTTGGCACCGGGTAGAGTTTGCGTCCCCTGCGGGGCCGAAGACCGCGCTCTTTCACGCCGTTCCAATTGGCAGCCTGCGGCTGGTCAGCGGCCAGACGCTGGACGTCATGCAGACGGCCGAGACGACGCTGGTGCGCGCGCTTGGCACCGCGGGCTTCGTGATCGTGCTGGCCATGCTTACCATCGGTTACGGCGTCAGCGCGGGCAGTTTCCGAAAGCTGGAAGCGATGGAGGCCACGCTTGACCGTGTCGGCGCGGGAGAGATGGCGGCACGGTTGCCGGTGTCCGATCAGAACGACCAGATCGACCGGATCGCGCGGCGGATGAACGGCCATCTCGCCCGGCTGTCCGATCTGGTCGCGCGCAAGGATCGCAGCGTCTCTGCCATCGCCCATGACCTGCGCACGCCCTTGTCGCGCGTCACGCTGGGGCTGGATCAGGCGCGGCGACAGGTGGACCGCGGGGCCGACCCGCTGCCCGCCCTCGATGCCGCGCTGGAGGATCTGACGCGCCTGTCCTCGATCATCGGAACGATCCTGCGCATTGCGCGGGTTGAGGCCGCCGAGCCGGGCCTGAATTTCGCCGCCGTTCCGCTTGGCCCCATCTTTCAGGAGATCGCAGAGACCTACGGTCCGTTGGCAGAGGATGAGGGCCAGCAGCTTGACTGGCAGGCCACCGCGGCCACGCCCCGTGGCGATCCGGGCATGATCGCGCAACTTGTCGCGAACCTTGTACAAAACGCGATTACCCATGCCGGGCCGGGTGCCCGGATCGCGCTGTCGGCAGAGACCAACCCCGCGGGGGCCGTCACCCTGACCGTGGCCGACACCGGCAAGGGCATGCCGCCCGACGACCGCGACCGCGCGTTCGAGGCGTTCTTTCGCGGCGATCAAAGCCGCTCCACCGAAGGCACCGGCCTTGGCCTGGCCCTGGTGCGGGCCATTGCCCAGCATCATGGGGCAGAGGTGACGCTGGAAGACAATGCGCCGGGGCTTCGGGTGTCGGTTCAGTTTCCTCACGGGTGA
- a CDS encoding response regulator transcription factor — protein MKILLAEDDAALADYIRAGLEEEGHSVEHFADGRDALAFSLYNGCDLAILDRMMPGMDGLSLVQALRAAGKDVPVIFLTAMGEVDDRVEGLKAGADDYLSKPFHFEELLARIATVTRRQKGGAADTTLKVHDLELDLLARTATRQGQLIELQNKEFALLEVLMRNAGRVMTRTLLLERVWNYSFEPNTTVLETHMSRLRAKIDKPFDVPLIHTIRNAGYSLHGPR, from the coding sequence ATGAAGATCCTGCTTGCAGAAGACGACGCCGCGCTGGCCGACTACATCCGCGCCGGGCTGGAGGAAGAGGGCCACAGCGTGGAGCATTTCGCCGATGGCCGCGACGCGCTGGCCTTTTCCCTTTATAACGGCTGCGATCTGGCGATCCTCGACCGGATGATGCCCGGGATGGACGGGCTGTCATTGGTGCAGGCGCTGCGTGCGGCGGGCAAGGACGTGCCGGTGATCTTCCTGACCGCGATGGGCGAGGTCGACGACCGGGTGGAGGGGCTGAAGGCCGGGGCCGATGACTACCTGTCCAAGCCGTTCCATTTCGAGGAACTTCTGGCGCGCATTGCCACGGTAACCCGGCGGCAAAAGGGGGGCGCGGCGGACACTACGCTCAAGGTGCACGACTTGGAGCTTGACCTGCTGGCCCGCACCGCGACCCGGCAGGGGCAGTTGATCGAACTTCAGAACAAGGAATTCGCGCTGCTGGAGGTTTTGATGCGCAATGCCGGCCGGGTGATGACCCGCACGCTGTTGCTGGAACGGGTCTGGAACTACAGTTTCGAACCGAACACCACCGTGCTGGAAACCCATATGAGCCGGCTGCGCGCGAAGATCGACAAGCCCTTCGATGTGCCCCTGATCCACACCATCCGCAACGCCGGCTATTCCCTGCATGGACCGCGGTAA
- a CDS encoding DUF1344 domain-containing protein, producing MKKSLLPLTFAVIVAASSAAFAGHSIGQIQSIDHTANAVTLMDGTTYSFVRSDNDNPLNGLRPGNTVDILWLQNGNARVGKSLSPMSGDYATGTIQSLDPVAATVTLNDGRIFHFAQSSETNATLGAVRPGDVVSVAYHEASGTLRGDALGTVGGDHVTGTIASITGDTVTLKDGSSYVFSDRHSMRQSLATLKAGDRVDILWAPSGQLRMGNAISPVNG from the coding sequence ATGAAAAAATCGCTTCTTCCCCTCACATTCGCCGTGATCGTCGCGGCCAGCAGCGCCGCCTTTGCGGGGCACTCTATCGGGCAAATCCAGTCCATCGATCATACCGCCAACGCCGTGACGCTGATGGATGGCACCACGTACAGCTTTGTGCGCAGTGACAATGACAACCCGCTGAATGGCTTGCGCCCCGGCAATACCGTCGACATCCTCTGGCTGCAGAACGGCAATGCCCGGGTCGGCAAGTCGCTCTCGCCCATGTCCGGGGACTATGCCACGGGCACCATCCAGTCGCTGGACCCCGTGGCCGCCACGGTGACGTTGAACGATGGGCGCATCTTCCACTTTGCGCAATCCTCCGAAACCAACGCGACGCTGGGTGCGGTCAGGCCGGGTGACGTCGTCTCGGTTGCCTACCACGAAGCATCGGGCACCCTTCGCGGCGACGCCCTGGGAACCGTGGGGGGCGACCATGTCACGGGCACGATTGCCTCGATCACCGGTGATACGGTGACCCTGAAGGATGGCAGCTCCTACGTCTTTTCGGACAGGCACAGCATGCGCCAAAGCCTCGCCACCCTGAAGGCGGGCGACCGGGTCGACATCCTGTGGGCGCCGAGCGGCCAGCTCCGCATGGGCAACGCGATCAGCCCGGTCAATGGATAA
- a CDS encoding alpha/beta fold hydrolase translates to MHNTETKYEHSVPWFWPMAAAMEMEAAGLRAWEDELRFIGEAAEITDPDLPDWATKNDILLDLDTMRLRDFGGTGGGLPVIVDAPYAGHSATIADYAPGQSLVETLLAAGLGRVLVTDWKPATSKMRDFDIDKYLAEINVAVDDLGGRAILVGLCQGGWMSAMFAARFPAKVAALVLAGSPIDTDAGDGPIRRLAHETPLSVYEEMVAAGDGRMPGQFMLAGWKNMHAGQQYIGKFVDLYQHIEDRNYIERTERFERWYENPIDLPGRYYLQAIDLLFKQNLLAKGAFVGLGETLSLSRITCPLFLLAGKADDITTPEQVFAAEGLVGTPHDAVQRTLVEGGHIGLFMGRKTLGETWPGIASWVAAQGAA, encoded by the coding sequence ATGCACAACACAGAAACGAAATACGAACATTCGGTGCCGTGGTTCTGGCCGATGGCCGCCGCGATGGAGATGGAGGCGGCAGGCCTGCGCGCCTGGGAGGATGAGCTTCGCTTCATCGGCGAGGCGGCGGAGATCACCGATCCCGACCTGCCCGACTGGGCCACCAAGAATGACATCCTCCTTGATCTCGACACGATGCGCCTGCGCGATTTCGGGGGCACCGGTGGCGGTCTTCCGGTGATCGTTGACGCGCCCTATGCCGGCCACTCCGCGACCATCGCGGATTACGCACCGGGGCAAAGCCTTGTCGAAACGCTGTTGGCCGCGGGGCTGGGCCGCGTGTTGGTCACGGACTGGAAGCCCGCCACATCCAAAATGCGCGATTTCGACATCGACAAATATCTGGCCGAAATCAACGTGGCCGTGGACGATCTGGGCGGACGGGCCATCCTTGTCGGCCTGTGCCAGGGGGGCTGGATGTCGGCGATGTTTGCCGCGCGCTTTCCGGCCAAGGTGGCCGCGCTGGTGCTGGCTGGATCCCCCATCGACACCGATGCCGGCGACGGGCCGATCCGGCGTCTTGCGCATGAGACGCCGCTCTCGGTCTATGAAGAGATGGTCGCGGCGGGGGACGGGCGGATGCCGGGGCAGTTCATGCTGGCGGGCTGGAAGAACATGCATGCCGGCCAGCAATATATCGGCAAGTTCGTCGATCTGTACCAGCATATCGAGGATCGCAACTACATCGAGCGGACCGAACGGTTCGAGCGCTGGTACGAGAACCCCATCGACCTGCCGGGGCGCTACTACCTTCAGGCTATCGACCTGCTGTTCAAGCAGAACCTGCTGGCCAAGGGGGCCTTCGTCGGGCTTGGGGAAACACTGTCGCTGTCCCGCATCACCTGCCCCCTGTTCCTGCTGGCCGGAAAGGCCGACGACATCACCACGCCCGAACAGGTCTTCGCCGCCGAGGGGCTTGTCGGCACGCCGCACGACGCGGTCCAAAGAACGCTCGTCGAGGGGGGGCATATTGGGCTCTTCATGGGGCGAAAGACGCTGGGCGAAACATGGCCCGGCATCGCGTCATGGGTTGCCGCGCAAGGCGCCGCGTGA